ggcagggccggtggcgtgagtgataatgagtatcagctgtgcgcgcaccggtcccgcatgcctcacgggggagctagtgagcataagaggacgagcgacgggactgccgacgagagaggaccgggcccggaagttgttAAGTTtcgtgttaagttttgtttatgtttgtgtggccggcagtcgtccgtgagggacTGCCAGCCTGTTTTAATGCtggttattgtttatttatttttgattaaatattgttGTGTGTCTCTGATTAAGGCACAATAGTCGTAGACATAGTTACTATAAGTACTTTATTACTAGGTGCTCTAACACGACGTGTGTCTGTTCATAACCACAAACGGATCCCCAGTACACTGACACCGGAAGCAGACAATGGGCTCGCTTTCTTAAAGGGCCccgtacatttatatataacatATTGACATGATCATTCCCACAATGATCTACATCCTCTTCCTTTAGCTAAATGCTCCCTTAACAAAGTGAAACTTAAATGATTCATAATAAACAATTCTGTGTAAACACTTTGAATGACCAAACAGTGTGACTGCATAGTTATAACAGTTACAATTATTAACTGAGCAAATAGCACAAATCTTCAGGCATTCTCTTGTTACATGAAAACACAATAACAAAGTGCTCAATACACAATAACAAAGTGCTCAATACAACATACagagaaaacataaacataatgaACAGTATTAAACAGTCAAACCAATAtcaatgtttcttttaaatctGCCAACATGAAAGTCATTTTCCATACCTTGGATTAGGTTTGCACATACGACCTGATCGTGTTATGTAAGGTGCATTACCGACTTCGGCAGCAGACTGTACTGAGTGCTTTGGCAAATCAACAGGTATCAATTGTGGTTGCGGAGGGTGTGTTTGCGTCATACGTGGTGTAGGATTCGAGGAGTCTTTTGCAGGTGTATTTGTACTCTGAGAGTCAATGTCTTCAGGGTTGTGCTGTGATGGAGGAGGAAGAATATGGCAACGATTCCTCCTGTATGTTCTCCCTTTGCACTGAACCGTGTAAGAATGAGGCTCTCTCTTCACCTCTTTCACCACGCCAAGATGATCATAGCCTTTGGGAGTCTGCATTCTTATGACTTGACCCATTTTCAGTGGCTGTAATGGGTGACTTGAAGCATCGTAATACCGCTTTTGGGTATTTCTCTTGTTGAGAAGACGTGCAGTGATTTGCTGAGTGTGTTTGTGAGCTGGCTCGAGCAACTTGGAGTGTATAGGGATAGTTGATCGAGTCTGTCGTGACATCAGACGCTCTGCAGGAGAACCTAATGTTGGGTCACGAGGGATGTTTCtcaagttcagaaggttgagaTATACATCTGTTCCATCTCTGTGTGATTTCTCCATTAGTCCTTTTGCACTACGGACCGCTCTTTCTGCCAGACCGTTTGACTGTGCATATTCAGGACTACTAGTGACATGAGTGGAGTCCCATTGTTTGACAAAGTCCTTAAAACGTTGACTTGTGTACTGCCTAGCATTGTCTGAAATGAGCATGTGATGTGTGCCATGAACTGAGAAATGTTTCTTTAGTTTCTTGATCACAGTGCAAGATGTTGTGTCATGCAGTAAGTCGATTTCATACCAACCAGAGTAAGAGTCCACTAGCACTTGGTAGTGTTGACCGCGCCATTCGAACATATCCGTTGCTACTGTGGACCAGGGAAGATCTGGAACTGGGTACAGCTTGAGTGGCTCCCTCTGCTGGTGAGGCTTTGTGCTGTTGCAAACTGAACATGAAAGTACTTCTGCTGTGATGTCGGCTGTCATTGCTGGCCAGAAAATGATACCTCTAGCTCTTTGTTTAGTAGCTTCCAGACCAGGGTGGCCTCTGTGGACTATGCTGATGTACTCTTTCCGCAAAGAGCGAGGGATGACTGTTTTGTGGCCCTTCATCACTATTCCATTATCCAGAGTTACCTCATCTCTGTAGGGAAAGAATGGACGCACAACTGGCGTAACACTGTGTTCTTTGGCTGGCCATCCGCTTTGAATTACAGAACTGAGAGTCTGTAGTACTTCATCTTCCGCTGTGTGTTTTCGGAGTTCCTCCAGACGAGCAGTAGAAATATAGCTAACACTCATGACTTCGAATGAGTCGTTTTCCACGGCTGGAGGGGTTTCTGCGTTTGGAACTCGAGACAAGGTGTCGGCAATATACATCTGTTTGCCCTTTTTGTACACCAGAGTGATGTCGTAGCGCTGTAATTGAAGCAACATCCTCTGTAATCGCGCAGGTGCTGTATGGATGGGTTTCTTCAAAATTGTCACCAGAGGCTGGTGATCAGTTTCGACGATCGTTGGTTTCCCATACACATAGTCTCTGAACTTAGTACAAGCAAATACAACAGCCAGCAGCTCCTTTTCTATCTGCGCGTACCGCATCTCTGTGTCTGTAAGCGTGCGAGATGAGTATGCAACTGGTTTGCAATCTTGTAAGCATGCGGCACCGAGGCCATAGCCTGAGGCATCGCAGGTTAAGGTAACTGGCTTCTTCACATCGTAGTATGCCAATACAGGCGGGTTGGACAGGCATGACTTAAGGATGTTGAACGCATGTTGGTGCTGCTGATACCAGCACCATGCTGTCTCTCTGTGCATCAGTTTCCTGAGGGGTGCGGCAATATCACTCAAATTCGGGATAAACTTCCCCAGGTAGTTTGCCATTCCCAAAAAACCTCTGTAGTCCAGGGACATCCTTGGGGGCTGGCATCTCTGAGATAGCTTTCGTTTTCGCAGGGTCTGCTTTTAGACCATCACTTGTGAAAATGTGCCCCACATAACTGACCTGGTTCAGACGAAACTTGCATTTTGTAGGGTTTAACTTGAGGTTGATTTCTCGTGCTCGGTTCAGCACCTTCTTTAGGTTGGCGTCGTGTTCAGCAGCATTGCTACCTCCTATAATGATATCATCGACGATGACTGCGCAGGGGTACCCTGAGAACAACTGTTCCATGGTGCGCTGAAACACTTCACTTGCAGCATTTATACCAATGGGCATACAAAGGAATCTGTAGCGCCCAAATGGTGTGCTGAATGTGGTCTTCATGGAAGATTTATGGTGAAGGCGTATCTGCCAGAAAGAATTCTTTGCATCCAGGACAGAAAACACCGTCGCTCCTGACATCCGGGATGCCACCTCTTCTACACTACGCATCGGGTGATGAGGTCTTTTTAGAGCAGTATTGAGATCTTTTGGATTGATGCATAGCCTGATTTCCTGTTTGTCCTTCTTGTGTGTGACCACCATGGACGAAACCCAGTCTGAAGGCTCTGATACTGCAGTTATAACACAAACTGTGCATACGATCTAGCTCTGCTTTTACACAGTCCTGCATTGCCAGGGGGATACGATGAGTGGGACGAACTACAGGTTGCACGCCGGGGTCCACCGTCATGGAATATGTGACTGGAAGTTCTCCTAGCTCATCTGTGAACAAGTCTTTGTATTCAGCAAGAATTTCTTCAGTGCCGCTCTTCATGTTGACAAGATGTACTTGCGGACTAATTGTGACAATTCCCATGTCCAAACATGCACAAAATCCTAACAACAGCTGGACATCTTGATCCACCAAGTAGAATTGGAGTGAATGATTTTGTCCATTTAAACTACACATCAACGTTGCCAAGCCTTCGGTTTCGATTTTGCTTCCTCCATAAGATACAAGGTTGGGTGTCTGCGATTGTCTGACTGGTCGCTCACCACTAGAAATTCATTTGAATATCTTTTTAGGCATTACGTAACATTTCGCCCCTGTGTCGACTTTCACCTCTACTGGAATAGCATTTATATGTAAGGTGACAAATCCTTCTTCCAGTGCGGACGCCAGAGGGTTAACAATGTTGACACACTTGTCAGGTTAAATACCATCGACGTAAAAAGTGTCGTCATGGCTGGAGGGTTCTTCCACTTCAAGTTCATGAACTGACTTTCTGTGGTTGTATTTCTTTTGATTGAATTGACAGCTTACTTTGCAACTTTTGCtgaaattattcattttattacagTTATGACACTGTTGTCCGAAAGCTgggcatctctctctctttgctgCATGCTTCCTTCCACAGTTTCTGCAATTGGTTATGACTTGTAAATCTCGTTGCTCTTTTTGAAGAGTTTGCCTTGTTTGTTGGCGTCTCTTACTGGAAATCGCTTGTACTGCATCTACATTAGTGACTGTCTGTGGTGTGGCCAACGTTTTACTGTTTTCCTCCATCATCTCGTGTATGCGACAAATTGAAATGGCTTTAGCGAGCATTAGGTCGCTGTCCCTTAACAATGATTTCCTTAAACTTTCTCTGTTAACGCCACATACTATCCTGTCACAGATCAGCTCATCTGTCAGCTCTCCAAAATGACAACTTTTAGCCTTAATCCTGAGATCACTAATAAATGTCTCGATACTCTCACCTTGTCTCTGGTTTCTTGAATGGAACTTTTGCCTttccattgttttattttgttgaggGTTGCAGATTTCACGAAACTTCTGTTTCAGACACTCGGGATCTTCTCTTGACTCGGCAGGGGACAAGATTCGTCCGTTCTCACCGGGTTCACGTATCTCCGCTGCACAGACGAACGAGCGCTCCCGCTCTATGGCTTCGGATCCTGCGAGATTTAGGAGTATATAAGCAATGAAAATGTCGTAATCCTGCTCGAAAATCTGCCAATTGTCGGCAATATTTCCATCAAAACTGAGCGGGTCGGGTCTTCGGAAACAATCCATGGTGAACACCATGGTGAAGTTAGCAGCAACACGTGCGTGTATCACCTTTTCGAACAGCCCAGTTCAATTTTCTATGCAAAATGGTTCACGCAGGCGTAAAGTCCATCTTCTGACACAATGTTGTGCGTCTCTGATTAAGGCACAATAGTTGTAGACATAGTTACTATAAGTACTTTATTACTAGGTGCTCTAACACGACGCATGTGTGTTCGTAACCACAAACGGATCCCCAGTACACTGACCCCGGAAGCAGACAACGGGCTCACTTTCTTAAAGGGCCccgtacatttatatataacatATTGACATGATTATTCCCACAGTGATCtacaaatatgtttaaatgtttgccggttcccgcctccttccttcccttctattgaactttgctacaacaatctgacttctgaaacacgtgagaatgagcttttttaatatgcacgcgcagatACCTGTACCCCTgtacgagcactgcgggtgagagagaaagcgccggactggagcgaatcacgaaactacagactgaaataaGGTGAAAAGAGTATCCCcaacttgcagagcgccgagttaaccacgtctacttatttacattcactaCGAAATCCAAAGTGCAcccaaacttttgatttaaaagacgCTGGCGCATCTCTAATTTGTTGTTGGTCCGCCATTATGCTCGTATTTCTTCTCCGCTGTGAATTACAATTTCCATTCATCTGACCATCCGTAATCTGGGAGCgtcaccacaagaaatatgtggGTACTGCCATTCTGGTAAGCACAGTGTAGGTATGAATTTAgatcttttgtatttgaaaaaaaaatcgatACTTTATGCCAGAGTATCGATAATGTCTCGCGGGCTGAAATGTCACGATAAATCGccatatcgattttttttccCACCCCtaataattacccatcatacattgtgatacagtctggttcgttggtccgttgggtccgatggctttcacacgtctaccgaaccgctccagagttcgtttgcaatcgggtcgagaccaccttgttcaggcggtctcggagcgattgttttggggcggatcctagcgcgattgctgtgttcacatatgcctaaacgaatcgaaccaagagagaaaacgcaccaggttccgaaacaaacccttatgtgtgaaaacgcccttagacgcgaaatgtgaatcgggccacgccattttcataataatagttttaaaggggactataaagcgatctcgaattcttgtacagattacattattactcacaatattttagTTTTAAGGTAGAACTTTAGAGGGGCTTTAGCTCCCCTAAAAAGGGCATAGCAACGCCACTGTCAACCATACTGTTGCCATTCAACTGGACTACATTACCCATAAACCATTGCCCGGATTTATTATCCATCATTACGTTCACTTGTGTCCTGTTAACTGTTGTTTGTCTGCTTATTTACACCCGGttttctcattcattcattgcCAAGTCTTGTATCGCGTCATACTGCAATTCCTAGCATTttctgtctggtttttgtcttgcaTTGATGTCTTTTGGATCACACTGTTTGCCTTTGTCTTGTGGATTTGTTTGCTGTGTTTGGACTTATGCCTGTGTTTTGGATTTTGTCTTTGGATTATCCCTTTTtaataaactgcatttggatcctcaTCCTTGTGTCTTCGTGCATTTCATGACATACTTAACTTAttgagcagtaactgtgctaatgccagtacagagACCACCAGTTTCTTCTCACTTGACCATCTATGTTGTAAAAAGtagtatatttcaatatgaaagtaagtgaaccgtgaagtttgagttagacagatgtatttattcaaagtaatctttttttgtttacactgtaaaaacggcAATTAATTACATGTTGGAAGGGCAAAAATATACAAGTTATATTCTTGTTCAGGCTTAGTTAGCAAgacatattattttaagttagcataaatatattttaaaaacattaaatgaagGGTTATTTTCAAATCCAGTCAACATTCAGAATGGCGAACGTTGGCTGAACTAATTAAGACAAAGCTAGTCCATATATGGACTTAAGACAGCTATAATTTAGCCTATATTTCATGCATTGCGCATTGTTCAGGCGAGAATGTATCTGTTTTAAGTTCAAATATGCGGTCGGTTAATAAAGATAGCATATATTTGAAAATTTGCTCAGACACTTTCGGAGAGTGAGCTCCAGGCGATCACCGGGCGTTCAGTGCTCATGTACCCCGCCTAACGCAGCCTCACCTCGGACAAGTGCTTCTGAAATTTATCGCTGGCTCTGATGTCTCTGTGGTGCTTAAACATGGGATTTAATTCATTTTGGCTATATCTAAAGGGCAATCTTTGGTCTTATAAATCTATCATTTGCCCCTgggcaaatcattttgacttaGGGCAAAGTTAACATTCATAACTTATCTTTTCTTTAACTTTAGTCTGAAGGAGCGGATGGAGAAATAGACCCCAATATACCACAATTGAAATAAACCTTCTtctgaatatatatatttagatgaATATTTAGGAgaacatatatgtgtgtgtacgttGTGTGAGAGTGTACAGCATATGCATATGCTATTGGCTCAAGTTGCGCTAgcaaagttgatgtatttaGTCGGAATGATCACTGCTCATTCGGGATCAATCCGCACATAGCTACCGGAGTCACTTTCCGCCGGTTTCAGGCAGCCGTTTTCTCAAGTTCACGTCAGGTAAATggcataaataaatgttaattttttatctaaattacagtttttttcaactgcttacacacattttcaaaaagttgcctctttttttcaaaactttacacacaaatctttctgttcacactgtagaatatcatcttgcctctggtttgtcttgtgtgctaactgtttctctttttaagcgagtatactacgatccatcgagcaaccttggtaagttggaattgcacttcaaatccggtgagttatggcttctattcctattattgttacttgcacctcatgtcatatgtttagcttagccttctctgtcagctgcgagggctttatatgcgataaatgcagggaaatagttaggctgacagagaagatcttagaattagagtctcgcatccaatctttatctgaggatagtaagagtttaacgacgatagaaaacactttggatgcgagcaacattagcgcacacagctcggttccggttgaaaatcctccgcagctgggaaacttcgtgactgtgagacggcgtagtcgcaggacaaaacatcactcgaccgttccgattacagtctcgaacaggtttgccccgctcagtgacgcaccgactgagaaacctgctgaaagtgccctagttatcggtgattctattgttcggaacgttaacatagaggcaccagccaccatagtcaaatgtttaccgggagccagagcgcctgacatcaagtcaaatttaaatgtgctggctaaggctaatcgtaaattcagtaagattgtcattcacgtcggcacaaatgatgttcgactccgtcaatcggagatcacaaaagataacattaaagaggtgtgtgagctcgcaagcatgatgtcagacactgtaatattctctggccccctcaatgcttatcgtggtgatgagatttatagcagattatcatcactaaatggctggttgtctgagtggtgcctgcagaatgatatagtttttataaataactggaagagttttgagggcagacctgacctgttgaaacgagatggtctccatccctcctgggctgggacttccatcctgtctagaaatatggcaaaaagtcttaatgctaatgctaaaacttgactcgctggggcccaggtcagggagcagacagtatggcttaaccaactgtctgctgccgtctcacgtcgcagaatacacaaaatgtacaacatgtagtaatccgttctcccaaacatcacaaaatagagctgtgtctgtcccccggattagcaaacataaaataatgcgtaaacctcttgaaagtaatttaataaacgttaaacaaactaaacatgaacaaaatacagataatcaactgttacgactcggattgctaaatattagatctctctctaataaagcactttttgttaacgatatgataac
This region of Triplophysa rosa linkage group LG1, Trosa_1v2, whole genome shotgun sequence genomic DNA includes:
- the LOC130556567 gene encoding uncharacterized protein LOC130556567, whose translation is MASIPIIVTCTSCHMFSLAFSVSCEGFICDKCREIVRLTEKILELESRIQSLSEDSKSLTTIENTLDASNISAHSSVPVENPPQLGNFVTVRRRSRRTKHHSTVPITVSNRFAPLSDAPTEKPAESALVIGDSIVRNVNIEAPATIVKCLPGARAPDIKSNLNVLAKANRKFSKIVIHVGTNDVRLRQSEITKDNIKEVCELASMMSDTVIFSGPLNAYRGDEIYSRLSSLNGWLSEWCLQNDIVFINNWKSFEGRPDLLKRDGLHPSWAGTSILSRNMAKSLNANAKT